One Dictyoglomus thermophilum H-6-12 DNA window includes the following coding sequences:
- a CDS encoding ribonuclease HII, producing MASSKNRPCALGERERELWYYFKYIAGVDEAGRGALAGPVYSGAVILPPFSSIPVNDSKLLTPREREELFEIIKKESLCWSFGYATVEEIEKFGILQATFLAMKRAVEGLEIKPEYLLIDGNIPIPDIDIPQETVVKGDRRCLSIASASIVAKVLRDKYMKELDKEYPEYGFGKHKGYATKEHREKIKDLGTLVIHRKGFKLL from the coding sequence ATGGCCTCCTCAAAGAATAGGCCTTGTGCATTAGGAGAAAGAGAAAGAGAACTTTGGTATTATTTTAAATACATTGCAGGAGTGGATGAGGCAGGGAGAGGAGCACTGGCTGGTCCTGTCTATTCAGGAGCAGTCATCCTTCCTCCCTTTTCTTCTATTCCTGTAAATGATTCTAAATTGTTAACTCCAAGAGAGAGGGAAGAACTTTTTGAAATTATTAAAAAGGAATCTTTATGCTGGAGTTTTGGTTATGCAACAGTGGAAGAGATTGAAAAATTTGGTATCTTACAGGCTACTTTTTTAGCAATGAAAAGGGCTGTAGAAGGATTGGAGATTAAGCCTGAGTATTTGCTTATAGATGGGAATATTCCTATACCTGATATTGACATACCACAAGAGACTGTAGTGAAGGGTGATCGAAGATGTTTGAGTATTGCCTCAGCTTCTATTGTAGCTAAGGTTTTAAGGGATAAGTATATGAAGGAGTTAGACAAAGAATATCCTGAATATGGCTTTGGTAAACATAAAGGTTATGCTACAAAGGAACATAGAGAGAAGATAAAAGATTTAGGCACTCTTGTGATCCATAGAAAAGGTTTTAAACTTTTATGA
- the trmD gene encoding tRNA (guanosine(37)-N1)-methyltransferase TrmD, which yields MLRIDIITIFPEMFRGPFDVSILKKAQDRGFVEIKVHNLRDFTEDKHRTVDDYPYGGGSGMVMKPEPIFKAVKTLRKEKSEVILLSPSGDLFNQKIAEELSKKDHLILICGRYEGVDERVKKIITREISIGDYVLTGGEIPAMVLVDAIVRLIPGVLGDPNSLKEESFQWGILEYPQYTHPREFEGMEVPEILLSGNHKEIRRWRRKEALRKTFLKRPDLLEKVELTQEDLELLEEIKKELREEV from the coding sequence ATGTTAAGGATAGATATAATAACAATTTTCCCTGAGATGTTTAGAGGTCCTTTTGATGTTAGTATTTTGAAAAAGGCTCAGGATAGAGGTTTTGTAGAAATTAAAGTGCATAATTTGAGGGATTTTACAGAGGATAAACATAGGACTGTAGATGATTATCCTTATGGTGGCGGTTCAGGAATGGTGATGAAGCCTGAACCCATATTTAAGGCTGTGAAAACTTTAAGAAAAGAGAAAAGCGAAGTAATTTTACTTTCGCCAAGTGGAGATTTATTTAATCAGAAAATTGCGGAAGAATTATCAAAAAAGGATCATCTAATATTAATATGTGGGAGATATGAAGGAGTAGATGAAAGAGTGAAGAAAATAATAACAAGAGAGATATCTATAGGAGATTATGTGTTGACTGGAGGAGAAATACCTGCAATGGTTTTAGTAGATGCTATAGTAAGGCTTATACCAGGAGTTTTGGGAGATCCTAATTCCTTGAAAGAAGAATCTTTTCAGTGGGGCATATTAGAATATCCTCAATATACTCATCCAAGAGAGTTTGAGGGTATGGAAGTTCCCGAGATTTTACTTTCTGGAAACCACAAGGAAATTAGAAGATGGAGGAGAAAAGAGGCTTTGAGAAAGACTTTTTTAAAAAGGCCTGATCTTCTTGAAAAAGTAGAGTTAACTCAAGAAGATCTTGAACTTTTAGAAGAAATTAAAAAAGAACTAAGAGAGGAGGTATAA
- a CDS encoding KH domain-containing protein yields MKELLEYIIKAIVQKPEEVEVREVEGTKSVILEVKVAPEDRGRVIGKQGQTVKALQTIVRVAGLKKGKKVVIEVLQ; encoded by the coding sequence ATGAAAGAACTTTTGGAATATATTATTAAGGCTATTGTTCAGAAGCCCGAAGAAGTTGAGGTTAGGGAGGTTGAAGGAACAAAGTCTGTAATTCTTGAAGTAAAGGTTGCTCCAGAGGATAGAGGCAGAGTAATAGGAAAGCAAGGGCAAACGGTTAAGGCATTACAGACTATTGTAAGAGTTGCTGGACTTAAAAAGGGAAAGAAGGTTGTAATTGAAGTTCTACAATAA
- the rplS gene encoding 50S ribosomal protein L19 — protein MDLIIQNLEKEYMKKDIPEIWPGDTVRVHYRIVEGDKERIQVYEGVVIAKKHGGIRETITVRKVVQGVGVERIFPLHSPLVEKIEVVRRGRVRRAKLYYLRERKGKAAKIAEREENEG, from the coding sequence ATGGATCTTATAATTCAGAATTTAGAGAAGGAGTATATGAAAAAAGATATTCCTGAAATATGGCCAGGAGATACCGTAAGAGTGCATTATCGTATAGTAGAAGGGGATAAAGAAAGGATACAAGTTTATGAGGGAGTCGTAATCGCCAAGAAGCATGGTGGTATAAGAGAGACAATTACAGTAAGAAAGGTTGTTCAGGGTGTAGGAGTAGAAAGAATCTTTCCTCTCCATTCTCCTTTGGTAGAGAAGATTGAGGTAGTGAGAAGAGGTAGAGTAAGAAGAGCAAAACTTTACTACTTAAGAGAGAGAAAGGGTAAGGCTGCTAAGATAGCTGAGAGGGAAGAAAATGAAGGATAA
- a CDS encoding YifB family Mg chelatase-like AAA ATPase, giving the protein MLSKIKSATLWGLNCYEVEIEIDISSGVPSFNIVGLAEQEIQESKERVRSALKNSGYDFPLKRITINLAPADLKKNSPLFDLPIAIGILSTSMKFNFNPEETAFFGELSFEGKIRKGRGLLSLVYELRNKGYKRFFIPKENEFECALIDGVEIYAVSHISEVVKFLTGEAEIKPLKYNFPNYKPTFSEDFSFIKGQAYAKRALEISAAGGHNVLLVGPPGTGKTLLARTFPSILPPLTYEEAFEVTQIYSAAGLLNNESLILERPFRSPHHTVSYAGLLGGGSTPQIGEVTLAHRGVLFLDELPEFRRDVLEALRQPLEEGKIVISRSKYTVVYPAQFILIAGMNPCKCGYFGDKEKECTCSPYEVKKYWSKVSGPLLDRMDIRVYVGRIEKDKIFSDTQEESSEEIRNRVLKAREVQKDRYKKERFWLNSQLTPKSIKKYCILSKETQGFLINAVDKKNLSMRAVDRLIKVARTIADLEESEYIKIEHLAEALSYRGLEDFISSL; this is encoded by the coding sequence ATGCTTTCTAAAATAAAGTCAGCGACTCTCTGGGGATTAAATTGTTATGAGGTAGAGATTGAAATTGATATTTCCAGTGGTGTACCTAGTTTTAACATTGTAGGACTTGCAGAGCAAGAGATTCAAGAATCTAAGGAAAGGGTAAGATCTGCTCTTAAGAATTCAGGATATGATTTTCCTTTAAAAAGAATAACCATTAATCTTGCTCCTGCAGATTTAAAAAAGAATAGTCCTTTGTTTGATTTGCCCATTGCGATAGGCATTCTTTCTACATCTATGAAGTTTAATTTTAATCCTGAAGAAACAGCCTTTTTTGGAGAACTCTCTTTTGAGGGTAAGATAAGAAAGGGTAGAGGGTTGTTGTCTTTGGTTTATGAGCTAAGAAATAAAGGTTACAAAAGATTTTTTATACCTAAAGAAAATGAATTTGAGTGTGCTTTGATAGATGGTGTTGAGATATATGCTGTATCTCATATCTCAGAGGTAGTAAAGTTTTTAACAGGAGAAGCTGAGATAAAACCTTTAAAATACAATTTTCCAAATTACAAACCAACTTTTAGCGAGGATTTTTCTTTTATAAAAGGACAAGCTTATGCTAAGAGAGCCTTAGAAATATCTGCAGCGGGAGGTCACAACGTTCTATTAGTAGGTCCTCCTGGTACGGGTAAAACTCTTCTTGCAAGGACCTTTCCTTCTATATTGCCTCCTCTTACTTATGAAGAGGCTTTTGAAGTAACTCAGATTTATAGCGCTGCTGGCCTTTTAAATAACGAATCATTAATATTAGAAAGACCTTTTAGAAGTCCTCATCATACTGTGTCTTATGCAGGTCTTCTTGGGGGTGGTTCTACTCCTCAAATTGGAGAAGTAACTCTTGCCCATAGAGGAGTTTTATTTTTAGATGAGCTTCCTGAGTTTAGAAGAGATGTTTTGGAGGCGTTAAGACAACCCCTTGAGGAAGGTAAAATTGTTATTTCAAGGTCAAAATATACAGTAGTTTATCCTGCTCAATTTATTCTAATTGCAGGCATGAATCCTTGTAAGTGTGGATATTTCGGAGATAAGGAAAAGGAGTGTACTTGTTCTCCCTATGAGGTTAAAAAATATTGGTCAAAGGTTTCTGGTCCTCTTTTAGACAGAATGGATATTAGGGTATACGTGGGTAGAATTGAGAAAGATAAGATATTTAGTGATACCCAAGAAGAAAGTTCAGAAGAGATAAGGAATAGAGTACTTAAAGCTAGAGAGGTACAGAAAGATAGATATAAAAAAGAGAGATTCTGGTTGAATTCTCAATTGACTCCAAAATCTATAAAGAAATATTGTATTCTTTCTAAAGAGACACAGGGCTTTTTGATAAATGCTGTGGATAAAAAGAATTTGTCAATGAGAGCTGTGGATAGATTGATAAAAGTAGCAAGGACTATTGCAGATTTAGAAGAAAGTGAGTATATTAAAATAGAGCATTTAGCTGAAGCCTTATCCTATAGAGGTCTTGAGGATTTTATCTCAAGTTTATAG
- the rpsP gene encoding 30S ribosomal protein S16: MVKIRLTRVGAKNKPAYRIVAMDSREPRDGKHLEILGFYDPKTDPATIQLKEERILYWLSQGAQPTDTVLSILKKYGVWDKFLAMKTSAKSSA, translated from the coding sequence TTGGTAAAGATTCGTCTTACAAGGGTTGGTGCAAAGAATAAACCAGCTTACAGAATAGTTGCTATGGACAGTAGAGAACCAAGGGATGGCAAACACTTAGAGATCTTAGGATTTTATGATCCTAAGACAGATCCAGCTACTATTCAATTGAAGGAAGAAAGAATTCTGTATTGGCTTAGCCAAGGCGCACAACCTACCGATACTGTTCTTAGTATTCTTAAAAAGTACGGTGTTTGGGATAAGTTTTTAGCAATGAAGACATCCGCTAAGAGTTCTGCGTAA
- the ffh gene encoding signal recognition particle protein encodes MFENLTSRLQEVFKKLRGKGKLTEKDIEEALREVRQALLEADAHYKVVKELLNNVKAKALQEDVLKSVTPAEQIIRILYYELLNILGGEKADLNLGSKKPGIILVVGLQGSGKTTTCAKLAYKLAQEQRRVLLVGADTFRPAAGKQLQILAEKIKVPVYVDGKGPFEIIDGALEVAKEKLSDVMIVDTTGRLHIDEEMMNELNELNKRYNPSEILLVVDGMTGQDAVNIAEKFNEKLPLTGVILTKMDGDARGGAALSVKAITGKPIKFIGVGEKIEDLEYFYPDRLASRILGMGDLASLVERIEKNIELEKMAKLEEKLKKSKFDLEDFYIQLKELKKVGTFDQILDMLPYFPKNKINVELSEKEIKKFLAIIESMTPEERRNPSIINGSRRQRIAKGSGTSVQDVNRLLKQYFQTLELIKQINKGKKSIFPFLR; translated from the coding sequence ATGTTTGAGAATTTGACAAGCAGGCTTCAAGAAGTATTTAAAAAATTAAGAGGAAAAGGAAAGCTTACTGAAAAGGATATAGAAGAAGCCTTAAGAGAGGTAAGACAAGCTCTCTTAGAGGCTGATGCTCATTATAAAGTTGTTAAGGAGCTTTTGAATAATGTTAAGGCAAAGGCTTTACAAGAAGATGTCTTAAAAAGTGTTACTCCTGCTGAGCAGATAATAAGGATATTGTATTATGAGCTTTTAAATATTCTTGGGGGCGAAAAGGCAGATCTAAATTTAGGGAGTAAAAAACCAGGAATAATTTTAGTGGTGGGGTTACAAGGATCAGGTAAGACAACTACTTGTGCAAAACTTGCCTATAAACTTGCTCAAGAACAGAGAAGAGTTCTTCTAGTAGGAGCAGATACTTTTAGGCCTGCTGCAGGCAAGCAACTTCAAATTCTTGCTGAGAAAATTAAAGTCCCTGTTTATGTGGATGGAAAAGGTCCCTTCGAAATAATTGATGGGGCTTTAGAGGTAGCTAAAGAGAAGTTATCGGATGTTATGATTGTTGATACTACCGGGAGACTTCATATTGATGAAGAGATGATGAACGAATTAAATGAATTAAATAAAAGATATAATCCTTCGGAAATATTACTTGTAGTAGATGGAATGACAGGACAGGATGCTGTAAATATTGCTGAAAAATTTAATGAAAAATTGCCTCTGACTGGAGTTATTTTGACGAAGATGGATGGAGATGCTCGTGGTGGTGCAGCTTTGTCAGTTAAGGCTATTACTGGTAAACCGATTAAATTTATAGGAGTAGGGGAAAAAATTGAAGATTTAGAATATTTTTATCCAGATAGGTTAGCTTCAAGAATTCTTGGAATGGGTGATCTTGCATCTCTTGTAGAGAGGATAGAGAAGAATATAGAATTAGAAAAGATGGCAAAACTTGAAGAAAAATTAAAAAAGTCTAAATTTGATCTTGAGGATTTTTATATTCAGTTAAAGGAACTTAAAAAGGTTGGGACTTTTGATCAGATATTAGACATGCTTCCTTATTTTCCTAAAAACAAAATAAACGTAGAGCTAAGTGAGAAAGAAATCAAAAAATTTCTTGCTATAATAGAGTCAATGACGCCAGAGGAAAGGAGAAATCCTTCCATAATTAATGGAAGTAGAAGACAAAGAATTGCGAAAGGAAGTGGTACTTCAGTACAGGATGTAAATAGACTCTTAAAGCAATATTTTCAGACTTTAGAATTGATAAAGCAGATAAACAAAGGGAAAAAATCTATATTCCCATTTCTTAGGTAA
- the dprA gene encoding DNA-processing protein DprA has product MFRRWREWIDVVSPKDFFLLSESELINLFLGSSLIQEFIIFRRKFDLEREWEKLEENKVKMTTLWEEDFPPLLKEIKNAPLFLLYKGDLKGDKFIGIVGTRRPSSYGIKMAEAFSKELVKYGFIVVSGLAYGIDTYAHRGAIEGGGKTFAVLGSSLDHIYPSGNLKLAERIIENGAIISEYPLGTKPARYTFPQRNRIISGICQGVLVIEAGEKSGALITASFAANEGRDVFAIPGRLTDERSVGTNKLIKDGAKMVVDVFDILEEYNIAYEIKKERRFNITPEEKFVLSFLNSEPIFIEDLMKNLNIDLSTLMFIIISLQGKGLVEEYPGLRYARKGSALVDE; this is encoded by the coding sequence TTGTTTAGAAGGTGGAGAGAGTGGATTGATGTTGTATCTCCAAAAGATTTTTTTCTACTCTCCGAGAGTGAATTGATTAATTTATTTTTAGGATCCTCTTTGATTCAGGAGTTTATCATTTTTAGACGCAAGTTTGATTTGGAAAGAGAATGGGAAAAGTTGGAAGAAAATAAAGTAAAAATGACCACTTTGTGGGAAGAGGATTTTCCTCCTTTATTAAAAGAGATTAAAAATGCACCGCTTTTTTTATTATATAAAGGAGATCTGAAAGGTGATAAGTTCATAGGTATTGTAGGGACAAGAAGGCCATCATCTTATGGGATCAAGATGGCGGAAGCTTTCTCAAAAGAGTTAGTGAAATATGGATTTATAGTGGTGAGTGGACTTGCTTATGGTATTGATACTTATGCTCATAGAGGGGCTATAGAGGGTGGAGGAAAAACCTTCGCAGTTCTTGGAAGTTCTTTAGACCATATATATCCTTCTGGTAATTTGAAGCTTGCAGAAAGAATAATTGAGAATGGAGCTATAATTAGTGAATATCCTCTAGGAACAAAGCCTGCTCGTTATACTTTTCCGCAGAGAAATAGAATAATAAGTGGAATATGTCAAGGGGTATTAGTAATAGAAGCTGGTGAAAAGAGTGGAGCTTTAATTACTGCGAGTTTTGCGGCTAATGAAGGGAGAGATGTTTTTGCTATTCCAGGTAGATTGACTGATGAAAGAAGCGTGGGTACTAATAAGCTCATAAAAGATGGCGCTAAAATGGTAGTTGATGTATTTGATATTCTTGAGGAGTATAATATTGCCTATGAAATAAAGAAAGAGAGAAGATTTAACATAACCCCAGAAGAAAAATTTGTACTTAGTTTTTTAAATTCTGAACCTATATTTATCGAGGACTTAATGAAGAATTTAAATATTGATTTATCGACATTAATGTTTATAATAATATCTTTGCAAGGGAAAGGCCTTGTAGAGGAATATCCTGGATTAAGATATGCAAGAAAAGGGAGTGCTTTAGTTGATGAGTAA
- the rimM gene encoding ribosome maturation factor RimM (Essential for efficient processing of 16S rRNA), whose product MVRIAKLGEPFGIKGGIKIWPFFDLIGTLKKGQKIYLSWGDTLLVRRELSLENIREHNKGYVIYFSEILTRDEAEKIRGNWLLIEEEDLPKLPEGQYYTYQIMGLSVYEESGEYLGKVKEILETGSNDVYIVEGEEEDIYIPAIKDVIVEINLEEGKIVIRKMKEY is encoded by the coding sequence TTGGTAAGAATAGCCAAGTTAGGTGAGCCTTTTGGTATAAAAGGTGGTATTAAAATTTGGCCCTTCTTTGATTTAATTGGCACTTTAAAGAAGGGACAGAAGATCTATTTATCTTGGGGCGATACTCTACTGGTAAGAAGGGAGCTCTCTTTAGAGAATATAAGAGAGCATAATAAAGGGTATGTAATTTATTTCTCTGAAATATTGACAAGAGATGAGGCGGAAAAGATTAGAGGAAACTGGCTTCTGATAGAGGAGGAGGATCTACCAAAACTTCCAGAAGGTCAATATTATACTTATCAGATAATGGGCCTTTCAGTGTACGAAGAAAGTGGAGAATACTTAGGAAAGGTTAAGGAGATACTTGAAACTGGTAGTAATGATGTATATATTGTGGAGGGAGAAGAGGAAGATATATATATTCCTGCAATTAAAGATGTGATAGTCGAGATAAATTTAGAGGAAGGAAAAATTGTTATAAGAAAAATGAAAGAATATTAA
- the lepB gene encoding signal peptidase I: MKDKLLEIFRNILSKRQELKQHEWYDLLETIVLAFILAFIIKSFILQISYIPTGSMIPTLNEREAVLVIRIPYYFREPKRGEIIVFKYPEDPTKEYVKRLIGLPGDTVEIKNGIVYVNGKVLDEPYVKNKSYDNYGPVKVPENSYFVLGDNRPVSVDSRYWGFVPKKNLVGKAVLLLWPPQRIGLVH, encoded by the coding sequence ATGAAGGATAAACTTTTAGAGATATTTAGAAATATACTTTCTAAGAGACAGGAGCTAAAGCAACATGAGTGGTACGATCTTCTTGAGACTATTGTATTAGCATTTATACTAGCGTTCATAATAAAGAGCTTCATATTGCAGATATCTTATATTCCTACAGGGTCGATGATACCTACATTAAATGAAAGAGAAGCAGTTCTTGTAATAAGAATACCTTATTATTTTAGAGAACCTAAAAGAGGAGAAATCATTGTTTTTAAATATCCTGAGGATCCTACAAAGGAGTATGTAAAAAGATTAATAGGTCTTCCTGGAGATACGGTAGAGATAAAAAATGGCATAGTTTATGTTAATGGAAAGGTGTTGGATGAGCCTTATGTGAAGAATAAAAGTTATGATAATTATGGACCAGTAAAAGTGCCTGAAAATAGCTATTTTGTCCTTGGTGATAATAGACCTGTAAGTGTAGATAGTAGATATTGGGGATTTGTGCCAAAGAAAAATTTGGTAGGAAAAGCAGTACTTCTCTTATGGCCTCCTCAAAGAATAGGCCTTGTGCATTAG
- a CDS encoding YraN family protein, which translates to MNNKEIGKLGEDFTIDFLNKRGFIILERNYKVPLGEVDIIAQKGDLLIFIEVKTRRNLDFGIPAEAVDRTKQTRIKKIAELYISTKKPKFKKIRFDIMSIILSKSGKILDWEYLINAF; encoded by the coding sequence ATGAACAATAAAGAAATAGGTAAGTTGGGGGAGGACTTTACCATAGATTTTTTAAACAAAAGGGGGTTTATTATTTTAGAGAGAAATTACAAGGTCCCTTTGGGAGAGGTGGATATCATTGCACAGAAGGGAGATCTTTTAATTTTTATTGAAGTAAAGACCAGAAGAAATTTGGATTTTGGCATACCTGCTGAAGCAGTGGATCGTACAAAGCAGACCAGAATTAAGAAGATAGCTGAGCTATATATAAGTACTAAAAAACCTAAATTTAAAAAAATAAGATTTGACATCATGAGCATAATCTTATCTAAATCAGGGAAAATTTTAGATTGGGAGTATCTAATTAATGCTTTCTAA
- a CDS encoding NCS2 family permease, whose translation MFQALAKYFGFKEKDTSWSNEIIAGLTTFVTMAYILFVNPNILGDAGMPKSAVLMATAIGAGIATLTMGLYAKLPFALAPGMGLNAYFAYSVCQGLGLPWQVALGAVFIDGLIFLILSILPVRKWIVQSIPLNIKLATSVGIGLFIALIGLKSAGIVVKSDATLVTLGSLKTPETLLSIFGIIVIALLMALNVKGNILIGILITTIVGAFIKGSNGEYITHFTGNIIALPNWSEFSKTFLALDILGALKWGFFSIIFTFTFVDMFDTVGTISGLASKLNILKEDGSFEGAERALVSDAVGTIAGALCGTSTITTYVESASGIAEGGKTGAVSLITGLLFLLSIVFWPLAGIIPSAATAPALVIVGFLMMEPILKVNFKDVSEALPAFITIIAMPFTYSVANGLILGILSYVLLKLLTGKVKELNPVLIVLSILFILYFIF comes from the coding sequence TTGTTTCAAGCATTAGCCAAGTATTTTGGTTTCAAGGAAAAGGATACATCATGGTCCAATGAGATCATAGCAGGACTTACCACTTTTGTTACCATGGCATACATCTTATTTGTTAATCCAAACATATTAGGCGATGCAGGTATGCCTAAAAGTGCAGTCTTAATGGCAACAGCTATAGGAGCTGGGATAGCAACTCTTACTATGGGGCTTTATGCAAAGCTTCCCTTTGCCCTTGCACCAGGAATGGGCTTGAATGCTTATTTTGCTTATTCAGTATGTCAAGGATTAGGACTTCCATGGCAAGTGGCTTTAGGTGCAGTATTTATTGATGGTTTAATCTTCCTTATATTGTCCATACTGCCTGTTAGAAAGTGGATTGTACAATCAATTCCTCTTAACATAAAGCTTGCCACATCGGTAGGTATTGGATTATTTATTGCATTAATTGGCCTAAAATCTGCAGGAATTGTAGTAAAGAGTGATGCTACTCTTGTGACTCTTGGATCTTTAAAAACTCCGGAAACTCTCCTTTCTATTTTTGGAATAATTGTCATAGCTTTGCTTATGGCTTTGAATGTAAAAGGGAATATCCTTATTGGTATACTAATTACCACTATTGTGGGGGCTTTTATCAAGGGATCAAATGGAGAATATATTACACATTTTACAGGTAATATAATTGCTTTACCTAACTGGAGTGAGTTTTCGAAGACCTTTTTAGCATTAGATATATTAGGGGCTTTAAAGTGGGGATTCTTTTCTATAATTTTCACTTTTACCTTTGTGGATATGTTTGATACAGTAGGTACTATTTCAGGTCTTGCTTCTAAGTTGAATATTCTAAAAGAGGATGGAAGTTTTGAGGGGGCAGAAAGGGCTCTTGTGAGTGATGCTGTGGGAACTATAGCAGGAGCTCTCTGTGGTACTTCTACTATTACTACTTACGTAGAATCAGCATCTGGTATTGCAGAGGGAGGAAAAACAGGAGCAGTTTCTTTGATTACAGGGCTTCTTTTCCTACTTTCTATTGTTTTCTGGCCTCTTGCGGGTATAATTCCATCTGCAGCTACCGCTCCTGCTCTTGTTATAGTTGGCTTTCTTATGATGGAACCTATATTAAAGGTTAATTTTAAAGATGTATCAGAAGCTCTCCCTGCATTTATAACCATTATTGCAATGCCTTTCACATACTCAGTGGCCAATGGTTTAATCCTTGGTATTTTAAGTTATGTATTATTAAAGCTTCTTACTGGAAAAGTAAAGGAACTTAATCCTGTTTTAATAGTCCTCTCCATACTCTTTATCCTTTATTTCATCTTTTAA